One genomic window of bacterium includes the following:
- a CDS encoding prepilin-type N-terminal cleavage/methylation domain-containing protein, whose amino-acid sequence MYTSNFPLINKPQRARKVLRRNQRGFSLVELLIVLVIIGILAGIAIPMYMSSTTKAKQTEAKELLHQIYLMERSHFQNNDRYWIPAAGFAASKDNPYAFDSIGVEIMKSARYTYEITGDLDHFTAMATAERLDDDPAIDKWQIDQTGELKAIIDDAITR is encoded by the coding sequence ATGTATACTTCAAACTTTCCTCTCATTAACAAACCACAACGTGCCCGGAAAGTACTTCGGCGCAATCAGCGTGGCTTTTCGCTGGTCGAACTGCTGATCGTATTAGTAATCATTGGCATTTTGGCCGGGATTGCCATCCCGATGTACATGAGTTCAACAACTAAAGCAAAGCAGACCGAAGCCAAGGAACTGCTCCATCAGATATATCTGATGGAGCGTTCGCATTTCCAGAACAACGACCGCTACTGGATCCCGGCCGCCGGATTCGCCGCGAGTAAAGATAATCCTTATGCCTTTGACAGCATCGGAGTCGAGATCATGAAGTCAGCTCGTTATACTTACGAAATCACCGGCGATCTGGATCACTTCACGGCCATGGCAACTGCTGAACGCCTCGACGACGATCCGGCAATTGACAAGTGGCAAATTGACCAGACGGGAGAACTCAAGGCCATTATCGATGACGCAATTACGCGATAA
- a CDS encoding prepilin-type N-terminal cleavage/methylation domain-containing protein, protein MRYLTNHKGMTLTELLVAMAISGVVLVAIVSATIFLQRYLAGWEKQDILSEELAFLAGELEKSAVQASDIGQFQDSLVINTSGRQITYSWKDGIFMRNGIRFGRSGVSVTALALHEFGLRTAQADSILSTNGITDPHGLYRLRIVVTSRGEKSDSLISILRNDHVYFKLSSH, encoded by the coding sequence ATGCGTTATCTTACAAACCATAAAGGAATGACCCTCACTGAACTCCTGGTTGCTATGGCAATCTCGGGGGTCGTGTTGGTTGCGATCGTCTCGGCAACTATCTTTCTCCAGCGCTACCTGGCAGGGTGGGAGAAGCAGGATATCCTCTCCGAAGAACTGGCCTTTCTCGCCGGAGAACTGGAGAAGTCCGCCGTCCAGGCGTCTGACATTGGCCAGTTTCAGGACAGCTTGGTGATTAATACTAGCGGTCGGCAAATCACCTATAGCTGGAAAGACGGCATCTTCATGCGGAACGGTATCCGCTTCGGGCGCTCCGGTGTGTCCGTGACAGCCTTGGCTCTTCACGAATTCGGATTGCGAACAGCACAGGCAGATAGTATCTTATCCACAAATGGAATAACAGACCCACACGGTCTGTACCGACTGAGAATTGTAGTGACCTCTCGGGGAGAAAAGAGCGACTCTCTGATTAGCATCCTGAGGAACGACCATGTATACTTCAAACTTTCCTCTCATTAA
- a CDS encoding type II/IV secretion system protein: MLRSRHIVVQDNLERDVRILIDDQTDVALLSFAQFCAGVQVTVESVVDGTLEQLSNSAPEDNVSTNDHSSVGRTEIVVSDSKVVRQVDDLISAAIASKASDIHFEPGEQHLVCRFRIDGMLVQRQIIERALVPEVLSRLKIMAGLDIAERRRPQDGRIRFLFETRQIDIRVSVVPTEFGEKAVLRLLDKAQLRLDLAGLGFGPSQLALFTERTSVANGIVLVTGPTGSGKTTTLYATLTRLKTPQVNISTVEDPIEYHLPGINQTQVKPEIGLTFSAMLRALLRQDPNIIMVGEIRDAETLEIALRASMTGHLVLSTIHTNSAVATIARMLDMGAEPSLLGSALRLIVAQRLVRLNCPHCKRQRANEAELALATRFGYQFHGTEAESIGCDKCNQTGFAGRQALYELLPITDKVRDLIHSKASESTLVEYMRTNELPTLMDAGYELVSQGQTTFGEVVREINC, encoded by the coding sequence ATGCTTCGTTCAAGGCATATTGTCGTTCAGGACAACCTTGAAAGAGATGTGCGAATTCTGATTGACGATCAGACTGACGTTGCCTTGCTCTCTTTTGCTCAATTTTGTGCCGGTGTGCAGGTTACAGTTGAAAGTGTCGTTGATGGCACATTGGAACAGCTCTCAAATTCCGCTCCTGAGGACAATGTGTCTACTAATGACCACTCTTCAGTCGGACGCACTGAGATAGTCGTGTCTGATTCAAAAGTTGTCCGACAGGTAGACGACCTCATAAGTGCAGCCATTGCCAGCAAGGCCTCGGACATTCATTTTGAACCTGGGGAACAGCATTTGGTTTGTCGTTTTCGAATCGACGGCATGCTGGTACAACGACAGATAATCGAGCGAGCACTTGTTCCCGAAGTGCTGTCCCGGCTGAAAATAATGGCCGGGCTCGATATCGCTGAACGACGCAGGCCCCAGGATGGCCGCATTCGCTTCCTTTTCGAGACCCGTCAAATTGACATTCGAGTCTCCGTCGTCCCGACTGAATTTGGCGAAAAGGCAGTCCTGAGACTTCTGGACAAGGCACAACTTCGCCTCGATTTGGCCGGATTGGGATTCGGTCCAAGCCAGCTCGCACTCTTCACCGAGAGAACATCGGTGGCCAACGGGATTGTCCTGGTAACCGGACCGACCGGTTCCGGAAAGACCACGACTTTATACGCCACTTTGACCCGGCTGAAGACTCCCCAGGTGAATATCTCGACTGTGGAAGACCCAATCGAGTATCATCTCCCCGGCATAAACCAGACCCAAGTGAAGCCGGAGATCGGACTGACTTTCTCTGCTATGTTACGTGCACTCCTGCGTCAGGACCCCAATATTATTATGGTCGGGGAGATCAGAGACGCCGAGACTTTGGAGATCGCGTTGCGCGCTTCAATGACTGGGCATTTGGTGCTTTCGACCATACATACCAATAGTGCTGTCGCAACCATCGCGAGGATGCTGGACATGGGTGCAGAGCCATCACTGCTTGGCTCAGCTCTGCGCCTGATTGTCGCCCAGCGATTGGTGCGACTCAACTGTCCGCACTGCAAACGGCAACGGGCCAATGAGGCCGAACTGGCCTTGGCAACTCGATTTGGGTACCAGTTTCACGGCACGGAAGCTGAGTCGATTGGATGCGACAAATGCAACCAGACTGGATTTGCCGGTCGTCAAGCGCTTTACGAGTTACTACCTATTACTGATAAAGTGCGTGACCTCATCCATTCTAAAGCGTCGGAATCAACACTCGTTGAGTATATGCGTACAAATGAACTTCCTACTCTCATGGACGCCGGCTATGAATTGGTCAGTCAAGGGCAAACGACTTTTGGCGAGGTAGTTCGAGAGATTAACTGCTGA